In Podospora pseudopauciseta strain CBS 411.78 chromosome 3, whole genome shotgun sequence, one genomic interval encodes:
- a CDS encoding hypothetical protein (EggNog:ENOG503PD2M): MDPAKLPVHALNDHHRHLLIRAISHVLMVSFQMAIPCAKNIANFVLDTVRQFRDSFQPETLEIDAELLHSYQTSPPGSRAFKTRLVELVAILLHQAAVMLFKLDTSLHKHDGITEWAPPKDDDLYWRFYPKGPFPTLFRHPWYVDQDQYPDGVADMAGYWAEARILGGVVLFDRRSSDDTPEADEHAIYLHPNRGLVTYRICRLLEGQKRALLDFLTADNPEECPLPILPTDENTHRVDPEEPLGLTGIYRNIWERKDLPIDGPDSRNRASQDFLNFPTRADQLAAKRRLRLRRQREAELMASYDRGEVEEKPETFD, from the exons CTTCCAGTTCATGCCCTCAAcgatcaccaccgccatctccTAATCCGAGCCATTTCACATGTTCTC ATGGTGAGCTTCCAGATGGCCATCCCTTGCGCGAAAAACATCGCCAACTTTGTCCTG GACACGGTACGCCAGTTTCGCGACTCATTCCAACCCGAAACCTTAGAAATTGACGCGGAACTTCTGCATTCCTATCAAACTTCGCCGCCCGGCTCTCGAGCCTTTAAGACTCGCCTGGTAGAGCTTGTTGCTATCCTACTACACCAAGCAGCCGTAATGCTCTTCAAGCTCGACACAAGTCTTCACAAACACGATGGCATCACTGAGTGGGCGCCTCCAAAGGACGATGACCTATACTGGCGTTTCTACCCAAAAGGCCCTTTCCCAACACTTTTCAGACATCCTTGGTATGTCGACCAAGATCAGTATCCCGACGGTGTAGCTGATATGGCTGGTTACTGGGCTGAGGCAAGAATTTTGGGGGGTGTGGTGCTATTTGACCGACGCTCCTCTGATGACACACCGGAGGCCGACGAACACGCGATATATCTCCATCCAAACAGGGGTCTCGTGACTTACCGAATTTGCCGTCTCCTCGAGGGCCAGAAGCGTGCCCTTCTCGACTTCCTGACCGCGGACAATCCGGAAGAGTGTCCGCTACCCATCCTTCCAACAGATGAAAATACTCATCGAGTCGATCCGGAGGAACCGCTAGGCTTGACAGGCATCTATCGCAACATTTGGGAGCGCAAAGACCTTCCCATTGATGGGCCGGATAGTAGGAACAGAGCTTCGCAAGACTTTCTGAATTTCCCTACCCGTGCCGATCAACTGGCGGCAAAAAGACGATTACGCTTACGCCGGCAGAGAGAGGCTGAGCTTATGGCTTCATATGACCGTGGAGAAGTTGAGGAAAAGCCAGAAACCTTTGACTGA
- a CDS encoding hypothetical protein (EggNog:ENOG503NZ13) encodes MANMFADPEIVKLWNEAVAAHREKTKVDLESTANKEKTTIFVSFWNSLRPKKTSSLVSTKGTKHQDHDDDEKPIKPEQQQVDELIDKLTAEHEQFQSLRNDGGKIDKIRHGLGKFASAMAGVGPVLERLAEDTPAAIVAVAFTHIMTSFTEVSADLDLIQNLFVIMRSFAERLGLLKRVPEEQRFRNLILKTFTHMLEFCTRAHMRLKKDQYRVKEWAKALFRGQDNELKEAYDRVVTAIDDMGSAIVAQTLASVLDFENKTERMLQRGFSRMDSGFRRVNSGLSVVLSNQRYESQRGQRRDEEQRGFREEIRQHNDRIFNILVGKNAKSTGSSDARRYNSLAIITKSLFTGAEELIQQRWVKMEREFVKNTFAWFNDDFEKLKTMDGGVWYIGGESGMGKSFFSFAIYSRLALEFENDPFTSVASFIFDENFEKLERVDNVLYFCSAQIASTDNSYRQHIQSLVDDDEKGEWKKDAWDKLYGSTFAKTATKGRRLYLVLDGIDQLENDQLSRLFRYIKQAAGLRIIFVISGTRDLKRRLPRVDHTITLDQAVLSGDFKLLTQSRVELYPGLVGLRSSLKRKLCSAMEMSADSFFYVNYMLRQLNTMKIASLIESSLRPVALPKNTDAIYHQLFQECEQYYTNINEKKALGYLFTWLAYSYDRVSLDAAQKLVDLVLVAVLGDRKLHLDIKTEILGRLAKILSFSEPEDNTLYPESPDVDDDNNEGIPRFSNRKETTVPEVLVSFQQHSLRDYFIRRHDPATSSDLQPTEHQARIMMFKLTTTILTTPKAAQNPSLVSVATKYAFYHLVEAQPLSSPEEVKAVAEDLYALLGCGDGALRTIEGQFEFQQDSEDVEDFCSIFGFTRDEVNEVLAALLAISSQVSKLPAQHQLSEKESHWVSSTLRNSDSIFITVAMGHVRNWLDSDKTVTSSKAFAGFRFAHVALCSLTASALRSLIQGPQLKLKRGEIDSGVNIWPDEDFEAVAIIGRYPQPLGPQEYKQISKALHYDLRNMGAQRAAEKGLKLAKDSRDIFDLRYRIARARFDEWVYPEHESSGPGVTPEAVLAAWNLCLSDIPPVDPKDQPFKNMLNAAYQMKARVESTLDAHHRDALASMQMAATFQTTESCTRVFEELVVAFGDKKLYAEIIQLLKALSEWSNPLTIRCTDVTHRHIHRAAMATDEKSFVRKLYVEAASSDTLAEDTSTEESDIRIWLSLFDRFVMNEPRKAQNQLLKLVQNPPSKISFFASERAARHLADIYLEEFRISRSLSYKLGVLTDMESTVVQMLKDRLGLEFKPKLSKTSTIVLAVMRRKVGPAEQFYNDLNDSFEACCQALTDGTEVNDAPSLRLLAKVLSVLVLPPPGRIGESLLKEDAQVALSCQFYLLPSAGGVSTKRPSQQQVTKVDRALSSKRITSPKGTNSPRRMDSPKRTVSPAKATVPVQKPEGKYAFNKSAGLECAMCSKILTDFSQGKVYTCVYCTNVDLCEECYRVRESHYDSAGILENGDVISPSATGVNGKAGVIGKRPVNDYVEVCPWGHMLVESPVKGWKGVRKDGVLEYGGEEIKFSDWLEGLKGRWERAWWRYWREVEQ; translated from the exons ATGGCCAATATGTTTGCGGACCCCGAAATAGTCAAGCTCTGGAACGAAGCAGTCGCTGCACACCGCGAAAAAACCAAAGTCGACTTGGAGAGCACGGCCAACAAGGAGAAAACCACCATCTTTGTTTCCTTTTGGAACAGCCTTCGACCAAAGAAGACATCATCACTGGTTTCTACAAAGGGCACCAAGCACCAAGatcacgacgacgacgaaaaGCCCATCAAACCCGAGCAACAGCAAGTCGACGAGTTGATCGACAAACTTACAGCCGAACATGAGCAATTCCAGTCGCTTCGCAATGATGGCGGGAAGATCGACAAGATTCGGCATGGCCTGGGGAAATTTGCCTCGGCCATGGCTGGCGTCGGTCCGGTCCTTGAAAGGCTTGCCGAAGACACGCCAGCAGCGATAGTTGCCGTCGCATTTACACACATCATGACCTCCTTCACCGAGGTGTCAGCCGATCTTGACCTCATACAAAATCTTTTCGTGATAATGAGGTCCTTTGCCGAGAGACTAGGCCTCCTTAAGAGAGTGCCGGAGGAGCAGCGGTTCCGCAACTTGATCCTCAAGACTTTCACCCACATGCTGGAGTTCTGCACCCGAGCCCACATGCGCCTCAAGAAGGACCAGTACCGAGTCAAAGAATGGGCGAAGGCTCTGTTCCGAGGACAAGACAATGAGCTCAAAGAAGCCTATGACCGAGTCGTCACAGCCATTGACGACATGGGTTCCGCCATCGTCGCCCAGACTTTGGCTTCGGTGCTTGACTTTGAGAACAAGACCGAGAGGATGCTGCAGCGGGGCTTCTCCCGGATGGACAGTGGTTTCAGAAGGGTAAACAGCGGTCTATCTGTAGTCTTGAGCAACCAGCGCTACGAGTCGCAGCGCGGACAGAGGCGAGACGAGGAGCAACGCGGTTTCCGAGAAGAGATCCGCCAGCACAATGATAGAATCTTCAACATTCTTGTGGGAAAGAACGCCAAGTCGACTGGCAGCTCCGATGCTAGGAGATACAActccctcgccatcatcacaaaATCATTATTTACTGGCGCCGAAGAGCTAATCCAGCAGAGATGGGTGAAAATGGAGAGAGAGTTCGTCAAGAATACATTTGCTTGGTTCAATGATGACTTTGAGAAATTGAAGACCATGGACGGCGGCGTGTGGTACATTGGTGGAGAGTCCGGCATGGGGAAaagcttcttctcttttgctATCTACTCCCGTCTCGCCCTGGAGTTCGAGAACGACCCGTTCACATCTGTGGCGTCATTTATCTTCGATGAGAACTTTGAAAAACTGGAAAGAGTGGATAATGTGCTTTACTTCTGTTCAGCCCAGATCGCCTCAACAGACAACAGCTATCGCCAGCACATTCAGAGCTtggttgacgacgacgagaagggagagtggaagaaggatgccTGGGACAAGTTGTACGGCTCAACATTCGCCAAAACTGCTACAAAAGGCAGGCGGCTTTACCTTGTCTTGGACGGAATCGACCAACTGGAGAACGATCAGCTTAGTCGTCTTTTCCGCTACATCAAACAAGCCGCAGGATTGCGCATCATCTTTGTGATTTCCGGTACCCGGGATTTGAAGAGACGCCTTCCCAGAGTCGACCACACAATCACGCTAGATCAAGCGGTCTTGTCTGGTGACTTCAAACTGCTGACACAGTCCCGTGTCGAGCTGTACCCAGGGCTTGTGGGACTTCGATCCTCCCTCAAACGCAAGCTCTGCTCGGCGATGGAAATGTCTGCCGACTCATTCTTCTACGTCAACTACATGCTTCGGCAACTCAACACCATGAAGATTGCGTCTTTGATAGAAAGCTCGCTCAGGCCAGTTGCGCTTCCCAAGAATACCGATGCTATCTACCATCAACTATTTCAGGAATGTGAGCAATACTACACAAACATCAACGAGAAGAAGGCATTGGGCTATCTTTTTACTTGGCTTGCGTATTCGTACGATCGTGTGAGCCTTGATGCTGCGCAGAAACTTGTCGACTTGGTACTCGTTGCTGTGCTCGGCGACAGGAAGCTTCATTTGGACATCAAGACTGAGATCTTGGGAAGATTAGCAAA AattctctccttctcagaACCCGAGGATAATACCCTGTACCCTGAAAGTCCTGACGTCGACGATGACAATAATGAAGGTATCCCCCGTTTTTCCAACAGAAAAGAAACCACCGTACCGGAAGTGTTGGTAAGCTTCCAACAGCACTCACTGCGAGACTATTTTATTAGACGTCATGATCCCGCAACGAGCAGTGACTTGCAGCCCACAGAGCACCAGGCGCGCATCATGATGTTCAAACTAACCACAACCATACTCACCACTCCAAAGGCGGCACAAAACCCATCCCTTGTCTCCGTGGCAACGAAATACGCCTTTTATCACCTGGTCGAAGCACAGCCCTTGAGCTCACCTGAGGAAGTCAAAGCAGTGGCTGAGGACCTATACGCTCTTCTCGGCTGCGGCGATGGTGCATTGAGAACAATCGAAGGCCAATTCGAGTTTCAGCAAGACTCAGAAGATGTTGAGGACTTTTGCAGCATCTTTGGCTTCACGAGGGATGAAGTTAACGAGGTCCTCGCTGCCCTCTTGGCGATTAGCTCACAAGTGTCTAAACTACCAGCCCAACATCAGTTGTCTGAGAAGGAGTCACACTGGGTCAGTTCCACTTTGAGGAACAGCGACTCAATCTTCATCACAGTTGCTATGGGGCATGTACGGAACTGGTTGGACAGCGACAAGACTGTTACTTCCAGTAAAGCTTTTGCGGGGTTCCGCTTTGCGCATGTGGCTCTCTGTTCGCTCACGGCATCGGCTCTCCGAAGCCTGATCCAAGGGCCGCAGCTAAAGCTGAAAAGAGGAGAGATTGACTCGGGGGTCAACATATGGCCGGATGAAGACTTTGAGGCAGTGGCGATTATCGGCCGTTATCCGCAACCACTTGGTCCACAAGAATACAAACAAATCTCCAAGGCCCTTCACTACGATCTCCGCAACATGGGCGCACAGAGGGCGGCAGAGAAAGGCCTCAAACTGGCCAAAGATTCTCGCGACATCTTCGACCTCCGCTATCGCATCGCTCGTGCCAGGTTCGATGAGTGGGTGTATCCTGAACACGAAAGCAGTGGCCCGGGGGTGACACCGGAAGCTGTTCTGGCCGCTTGGAACCTCTGTCTCAGTGATATCCCGCCTGTTGATCCAAAAGACCAACCTTTTAAGAACATGCTCAACGCAGCCTATCAAATGAAGGCACGCGTAGAAAGCACCCTGGACGCTCACCACCGAGATGCGCTCGCCTCCATGCAGATGGCAGCCACTTTCCAAACCACCGAGTCTTGCACGCGCGTGTTTGAAGAACTCGTCGTGGCCTTCGGTGATAAGAAGCTCTACGCTGAGATTATCCAGCTTCTCAAGGCTCTCTCAGAATGGTCCAACCCTCTCACCATCCGCTGCACAGATGTAACACACCGCCATATCCACCGCGCCGCCATGGCCACCGACGAAAAGTCTTTTGTCCGGAAGCTCTACGTCGAAGCCGCCTCTTCAGATACCCTAGCCGAAGACACGTCAACAGAGGAATCTGACATCCGAATCTGGCTCTCCCTGTTTGACCGCTTCGTCATGAACGAGCCGCGCAAAGCCCAGAACCAGCTGCTCAAGCTTGTCCAGAACCCGCCCAGCAAGATCTCGTTCTTTGCCTCAGAAAGGGCGGCAAGACATCTGGCAGACATCTACCTCGAGGAGTTCCGCATATCCCGCAGCTTGTCCTACAAGTTAGGTGTCCTGACGGACATGGAGAGCACGGTCGTCCAAATGCTCAAAGACAGGCTAGGTCTGGAGTTCAAGCCCAAGCTTTCCAAGACGAGCACCATTGTATTGGCAGTCATGCGCCGCAAGGTTGGGCCGGCGGAGCAGTTCTACAACGATCTCAACGATAGCTTTGAGGCGTGCTGCCAGGCTCTGACTGATGGAACCGAGGTCAACGACGCCCCTAGTTTGAGGCTGCTGGCAAAGGTGCTTTCGGTGCTGGTGCTACCGCCACCAGGCAGAATCGGAGAGAGCCTGTTGAAGGAGGACGCGCAGGTTGCGTTGAGCTGCCAGTTTTATTTGCTGCCTTCTGCCGGTGGAGTCAGTACTAAGCGGCCGTCGCAGCAGCAAGTTACGAAAGTCGACAGGGCGCTGTCATCAAAGAGGATAACGTCACCAAAGGGAACAAACTCGCCCAGGAGGATGGACTCGCCGAAGCGGACGGTCTCGCCGGCCAAGGCTACTGTTCCGGTGCAAAAGCCAGAGGGGAAATACGCATTCAACAAGTCTGCGGGCTTGGAGTGCGCCATGTGCAGCAAGATCCTGACCGACTTTTCACAGGGGAAGGTTTACACGTGTGTTTACTGCACCAATGTGGATTTGTGTGAGGAATGCTACCGGGTGAGGGAGAGCCACTACGACAGCGCGGGGATTCTCGAGAATGGTGATGTTATCTCGCCCTCGGCAACTGGTGTGAACGGCAAGGCGGGAGTAATTGGAAAGAGGCCAGTGAATGACTATGTCGAGGTCTGTCCTTGGGGCCATATGCTGGTTGAGTCACCTgtgaaggggtggaagggtgTGCGTAAGGATGGTGTGTTGGAGtatggtggggaggagatcAAATTCAGTGATTGGCTGGAAGGGTTAAAGGGACGGTGGGAGAGGGCCTGGTGGCGGTATTGGAGGGAGGTTGAACAGTGA
- a CDS encoding hypothetical protein (EggNog:ENOG503NUSR; COG:C) — MDSSKPQYSLRRVGHPFTKDYQVYFERNADKIAVSPFHDIPLHHDEARNVFNMVVEVPRWTNAKFEISRGKNMNPITQDTLDGNPRFTRSCFPYKGYIWNYGALPQTWEDPHYTDPDTDAKGDNDPIDACEIGRAIAKTGDVKQVKILGVLGLLDEGETDWKLIVIDVTDPLADKLHDISDVEKHLPGLLDATRDWFRIYMVPNGYPPNEYALEGKFMDKAYALKVVKECSEAWRRLVHGKVEKGGISLHNTTLSGTPGKLDPKDVGLPADENLSPAPVPEELEEWFYVDRERLEDDKKLVHGDDSLCITLDLA, encoded by the exons ATGGACTCGTCCAAACCACAATACTCGCTCCGCCGAGTCGGCCACCCCTTCACCAAGGACTACCAGGTCTATTTTGAGCGCAATGCCGACAAAATCGCTGTTTCTCCATTCCATGACATCCCACTGCATCACGATGAAGCCCGGAACGTGTTCAATATGGTGGTTGAAGTGCCAAGATGGACGAATGCCAAGTTTGAG ATATCAAGAGGCAAGAACATGAACCCCATCACACAAGACACCTTGGATGGAAACCCACGATTCACGAGAAGTTGCTTTCCTTACAAAGGGTACATATGGAACTATGGTGCTCTTCCTCAG ACATGGGAAGACCCGCACTACACAGACCCCGACACTGATGCCAAGGGTGATAATGATCCCATCGACGCCTGTGAGATCGGCCGTGCGATAGCGAAAACTGGAGACGTCAAACAAGTGAAGATTCTTGGAGTCCTAGGCCTGCTGGATGAAGGCGAGACAGACTGGAAGCTGATTGTTATCGATGTGACTGACCCTTTGGCCGACAAATTGCACGACATTAGCGACGTAGAGAAGCATCTGCCGGGACTGTTGGATGCGACAAGAGACTGGTTCAGGATCTACATGGTTCCTAACGGGTACCCTCCGAATGAATATGCGTTGGAGGGCAAGTTCATGGACAAGGCGTACGCTCTCAAGGTTGTGAAGGAGTGCAGTGAGGCGTGGAGAAGATTGGTGCATGGGAaggttgagaaggggggtatCTCACT ACACAACACAACTCTGTCAGGCACACCTGGAAAGTTGGATCCCAAGGATGTTGGTTTGCCGGCTGATGAGAATCTCTCTCCTGCGCCGGTTCCGGAAGAATTGGAGGAGTGGTTTTATGTTGACCGAGAAAGACTTGAAGATGACAAGAAACTCGTGCATGGGGATGATAGCTTGTGCATTACATTGGACCTGGCATAG
- a CDS encoding hypothetical protein (EggNog:ENOG503NZ4W; COG:U) produces MDEFEERGPRRAHGGPYTSKHPVPTIRGYREHRAEIRQRQEQAAANEIEAIPTGDNNPDDPDDNTTHPAAGGIDSVNGNTDLKSKGKRAYQSIKTIAKDEDQNSDKQTPYRSVNRHTIPQDEREALKQQSDADETSGQETATDGDDELETDPKEKSATETAAATISPKEKRKAMKKAHKGKKRRKGRKVTDPVTHLPVVIHDMTDGDLKAVGSDSGVSGLSSDDEGGDEELMQGLFPPPDLKHTKKELGRVYRKAVSVYGIAIGVILGLVVLGLGWGAVLEQRQNWTQSTFITATAVIAVTALATIGLAQGLSFWISKKVDQILEDQVWDADREQEMSLNNRSSDNLPESVAWLNSLLGSIWPLINPDLFASLIDTLEDVMQASLPKVIRMVSVDDIGQGSEGVRILGVKWLPTAKAAESVSHDDGDGEEEMEAEEGDFVNLELALAYRAQKSGKTIKSKAKNAHLYLKFYLPGGLAVPVWVELKGLVGVMRFRLQLTPDPPFFELCTLTFLGQPRADISCVPLSKHNLNLMNVPFISGFVQSAMDAALAEYVAPKSLTLNLKDMLVGDDFKKDTVSRGVVAVHIDRARGFKEGDSGLGFIKPGSSDSYVSVSWGKFGKPVGSTRIIKSDQSPNWNEWIFVLVSPDEINAEETLRIQLWDSDKHTADDDLGKLEVTLKELMHGQDTRNKMCEREDDLHADDPDEKLPGQLKWSVGYFSKAHIQQCQLDRQTVDPSIRTVEDLKKKTKEQTKHKLREALDAGSEEETDELAQQEVQDLKEMEDMMIISAPPPQGYPSGILGIQIHNIMGLEVAKLNRDRSADSNSGGNQIEEEGEAGDGDAPDGYCTIILNHVQVYKTRTKPKNAHPFFNAGTERFIRDWKTAEVMISVRDSREGESDPLLGVVYLPLRKVFADRSQVMGTWPLAGGIGYGRVRVSMVWRSVKLNMVKEIGTGWEYGTLEVKAPIKPAGGLDQELMKKWNKIKIKTKIGNEKMHFSSEIDAWRPKRQSKENVFVGVSNRYATSLVLEFKDTSKVMGEDAVALAVLWLGDIPDEEETTVRLKVWKGGKKQLKRAKGCADYEGLEDGEEPFGEVELTVRLWRGLSGYHKHIGGKSSNKSSCIRSVLEVLDTVNDEKMIDYYNDSESGSDSSSDSESSSSSDSDFGEDGGQGAPRKGDPNEEAEKRKMLRKAGQDSTTEYSSEEDGQSGNGNPIKPVKRAKTKIKKRASSLVDGKDGSDDDGKRGPISQLQDYKRHHKQLHRKHRGVMQWKAARSVGWMADKVKDGKSKVQGLVHHSDKEQGIETEV; encoded by the coding sequence ATGGACGAGTTTGAAGAACGCGGCCCCCGCCGCGCCCATGGCGGTCCATACACATCCAAACACCCAGTCCCGACCATTAGAGGATACCGTGAACACCGTGCTGAGATCAGGCAGCGCCAGGAGCAGGCCGCTGCCAACGAAATCGAGGCCATTCCCACAGGTGACAACAATCCAGATGACCCAGACGACAACACGACCCATCCAGCCGCCGGTGGCATCGACTCAGTAAACGGCAATACTGATTTAAAGTCCAAAGGCAAGCGAGCCTATCAATCCATCAAAACCATCGCCAAAGACGAGGATCAAAATAGTGACAAGCAAACGCCCTACCGGTCAGTCAATCGACACACCATCCCACAAGACGAAAGAGAGGCACTCAAACAGCAATCAGATGCCGATGAAACTTCCGGCCAAGAGACAGCAACTGACGGGGATGACGAGCTGGAAACTGATCCAAAGGAAAAGTCCGCAACAGAAACCGCGGCTGCGACTATCTCACCGAAAGAAAAGCGCAAAGCGATGAAGAAGGCACACAAGGGGAAGAAGCgaagaaagggaagaaaggTTACCGATCCGGTGACGCATTTACCGGTGGTGATCCACGACATGACGGATGGGGATTTGAAAGCCGTGGGGTCGGACTCAGGGGTGTCGGGGTTATcaagtgatgatgagggtggagATGAGGAGCTGATGCAGGGATTGTTCCCGCCGCCGGACTTGAAGCACACGAAGAAGGAGTTGGGTAGGGTATACAGGAAGGCGGTAAGTGTCTACGGCATCGCCATTGGGGTGATTCtcgggttggtggtgttagGCCTAGGGTGGGGAGCGGTCCTTGAACAACGACAGAACTGGACACAGTCCACTTTCATCACAGCAACCGCCGTCATTGCAGTCACAGCTCTTGCTACCATCGGACTCGCGCAAGGTCTCTCATTCTGGATCTCGAAGAAAGTCGACCAAATTTTAGAAGATCAAGTTTGGGACGCGGATCGAGAACAAGAGATGTCGCTAAACAACAGATCATCCGACAATCTACCCGAGTCTGTTGCCTGGCTCAACTCGCTGCTCGGTTCCATTTGGCCACTCATCAACCCCGACCTATTTGCCTCCCTGATCGATACACTGGAAGATGTCATGcaagcctccctccccaaagtCATCAGGATGGTGAGTGTGGATGACATCGGTCAAGGCAGCGAAGGTGTGCGCATCTTGGGTGTCAAATGGCTGCCCACGGCCAAAGCAGCCGAGTCAGTGAGCCATGACGATGgggatggagaagaagaaatggaggccgaggaaggTGATTTTGTCAACTTGGAACTGGCACTTGCATACCGGGCGCAGAAGTCGGGGAAGACGATCAAGTCCAAGGCGAAAAATGCCCACCTGTACCTCAAATTCTACCTGCCTGGTGGGCTGGCTGTGCCTGTTTGGGTGGAActgaaggggttggtgggtgtgATGAGGTTCAGGCTGCAGCTTACCCCTGATCCGCCATTCTTTGAGCTCTGCACTCTCACCTTCTTGGGGCAACCCAGGGCGGACATCTCTTGTGTACCGCTGTCGAAGCACAATCTCAACCTCATGAACGTGCCCTTTATCTCGGGATTCGTGCAGTCGGCTATGGATGCAGCATTGGCGGAATACGTTGCTCCCAAGTCACTGACGCTGAACCTCAAAGACATGCTTGTCGGGGACGACTTCAAGAAGGACACCGTCTCCAGGGGCGTCGTGGCGGTGCATATCGATCGGGCCAGGGGGTTCAAGGAGGGTGATAGTGGCTTGGGTTTTATCAAGCCCGGCTCCAGCGATTCGTATGTCTCGGTTTCTTGGGGAAAGTTTGGGAAGCCGGTTGGTTCGACGCGAATCATCAAGAGCGACCAATCGCCAAACTGGAACGAGTGGATATTTGTGCTGGTGTCGCCAGATGAGATCAACGCGGAGGAAACACTCAGGATTCAGCTCTGGGACTCGGACAAGCATACCGCCGATGACGATTTGGGAAAGCTGGAAGTGACTCTGAAGGAGTTGATGCACGGCCAAGACACGAGAAATAAGATGTgtgagagggaggatgacCTGCACGCGGACGATCCTGACGAGAAGCTGCCGGGGCAGTTGAAGTGGTCGGTGGGGTACTTTTCCAAGGCACATATCCAACAGTGCCAACTTGACCGACAAACCGTCGACCCATCGATTCGGACTGTTGAGGAtctgaagaagaaaaccaaGGAGCAGACAAAGCACAAGCTGAGAGAGGCGCTCGACGCCGGCTCAGAAGAAGAAACGGACGAACTAGCCCAGCAAGAGGTACAGGATCTGAAAGAGATGGAGGATATGATGATCAtctctgctcctcccccacaagGATATCCGAGCGGAATCTTGGGTATCCAGATTCACAACATCATGGGGCTGGAGGTGGCCAAGCTCAACCGCGACCGTTCGGCCGATTCAAATTCGGGCGGAAACCAgattgaggaagaaggggaggctGGGGACGGGGATGCACCCGACGGCTACTgcaccatcatcctcaaccatGTCCAGGTGTACAAGACCAGAACGAAGCCTAAAAATGCGCAtcccttcttcaacgccgGAACGGAGCGGTTTATCAGGGACTGGAAGACTGCCGAGGTCATGATCTCTGTCAGAGATAGCCGAGAAGGGGAGAGCGATCCTCTTTTGGGAGTGGTGTACCTGCCATTGCGAAAGGTCTTTGCCGACAGGAGCCAAGTCATGGGAACATGGCCTCTTGCGGGTGGGATCGGCTATGGCCGTGTCAGGGTCAGCATGGTCTGGAGGAGCGTGAAGCTGAACATGGTCAAGGAAATTGGGACCGGATGGGAGTATGGGACTCTGGAGGTCAAAGCACCCATCAAGCCTGCGGGTGGTCTGGATCAGGAGCTCATGAAGAAGTGGAACAAAATAAAGATCAAGACCAAGATTGGAAACGAAAAGATGCACTTCTCTTCAGAAATTGACGCGTGGAGACCCAAGAGACAGAGCAAGGAGAATGTCTTTGTCGGCGTTTCGAACCGATATGCAACTTCGTTAGTGCTTGAGTTCAAGGATACGAGCAAGGTTATGGGAGAGGATGCCGTTGCCTTGGCTGTCTTGTGGCTGGGAGACATCcccgatgaggaggagacgacTGTCAGGCTCAAAGTCTGGAAGGGCGGTAAAAAGCAGCTGAAGCGGGCAAAGGGGTGTGCCGATTATGAAGGActggaggatggcgaagAGCCTTTCGGTGAAGTGGAGCTGACGGTCAGGTTGTGGAGAGGACTGAGCGGTTATCACAAGCATATTGGAGGAAAGTCGAGCAACAAATCATCATGTATCAGGAGCGTACTGGAAGTCTTGGACACAGTGAATGACGAGAAGATGATTGACTATTATAATGACTCAGAGTCAGGGTCTGATTCCTCCTCAGACTCAGAGTCATCTTCCAGCTCAGATTCGGACTTTGGGGAAGACGGCGGTCAGGGTGCACCACGAAAGGGAGATCCAAATGAGGAAGCTGAGAAGCGAAAGATGCTTCGCAAGGCGGGCCAGGATAGTACGACTGAGTACTCTTCAGAAGAAGACGGACAGTCGGGGAATGGAAACCCCATCAAGCCTGTCAAGAGGGCAAAAACAAAGATCAAGAAGCGAGCGTCATCGTTGGTGGATGGAAAGGACGGcagcgatgatgatgggaaacGGGGGCCGATTTCTCAGCTGCAGGACTACAAGAGGCATCACAAGCAGCTTCACCGCAAGCACAGAGGTGTCATGCAGTGGAAGGCCGCTAGGTCGGTGGGTTGGATGGCGGACAAGGtgaaggatgggaagagcAAAGTTCAGGGGCTCGTGCATCATAGTGATAAGGAGCAGGGGATTGAGACCGAGGTGTAG
- a CDS encoding hypothetical protein (EggNog:ENOG503NZ5N; COG:S), with the protein MKEIVVAIGKRSSHEFSTSHVKLANGRALDKKQMKRYLGDQIRHQSIDPILPGVLPSWSLPYAAYAKAFGITPNQPFPFGPVGATPDYMDIQPCDATTPGGHAFGPSPTTQLVRKKVAWDRSSLLFQGRHKELLESCGRDDRV; encoded by the exons ATGAAAGAGATTGTTGTAGCCATTGGCAAGCGATCCAGTCATGAATTCAGCACATCGCACGTCAAGTTGGCCAACGGCAGGGCTCTGGACAAGAAGCAGATGAAGAGATACCTCGGTGATCAGATTCGACACCAGTCGATTGATCCCATTTTGCCAGGAGT GCTGCCATCATGGAGCCTCCCATATGCGGCATACGCGAAGGCCTTTGGCATAACGCCCAACCAACCTTTCCCATTCGGCCCGGTAGGCGCAACGCCAGACTACATGGACATCCAGCCTTGCGATGCCACCACACCGGGAGGACACGCATTTGGTCCGTCACCAACAACTCAGCTAGTGCGTAAAAAGGTTGCGTGGGACCGCTCCAGTCTGCTCTTTCAGGGGCGCCATAAAGAACTGTTGGAAAGCTGTGGTAGGGATGATCGCGTGTAA